The genomic region ACGTCACCCTCACGCTGAAGCCGGCCCATCGACCTTCTTCTCAGGCCTCTCCTCGGGCCAGACTCGACGTCTCCCTGCTGCAACAGCTGATCGTGACGAAGCTTTGCCCCACGCAGCAGGAACAAGAGGCCATCGTGTATACCAAGGATGACCATGAAGCCCTGGACTGGGCAGCTAATGGGACCGGGACGGGCGCATTCCTGCTCAACGCCACGAAGGTCAGCGAAGTGCAAGCCGTGGCGGCCGCGGGCGAGCGGATGCCGCACAAGTCAACGTATTTTTATCCGAAGCCGTTGACGGGGCTTGTCATCAACGTGATGCACGATTGAGGCGGAGATGTCCAGCCTATCGCCGCTCGCCACATGGCGCACCGACCCCTCCGGCCGATTCGCCCATAACGGACTGCCGATGGCCGGAGACAGAAAGCTATTCCGATGAACGCCAAAATTCTGATCGTCGATGATGACCCCGACATCGTCATGATGCTCGAGGACCGGCTACACGCGTCCGGATACGAAACCGTCGTGGCCACCGAGGGACAACAAGCACTGGACCAAATCGTTCTCGAATCGCCTCAGCTGATCCTCTTGGACCTCACGCTCCCCAAAGTATCGGGGCTCGATGTCCTCAAGCGTCTATCCCAGATGAAGCCGTCGGAAAGTCCTCCCGTCATTGTCATGACCGCGCATGCGTCCATTGAAGCCGCGGTGGAGGCCATGAAGGAAGGCGCGTACGACTTCCTCACCAAACCGCTCGACAAGGACCATCTCTTGATCGTGATCCGCAAAGCCCTGGAGCGGGATGCGCTGCGACGGCAAGTCGCGTATCTGCGTTCCGAAGTCGACGGCCGCTACGCCTCCATCGTCGGCAACAGCCCCTCCGTGAGGTCCGTCGTGGAAGCGGCACAACGGGCCGCCAAATCCGACGCGAGCGTGTTGCTCCTGGGCGAAAGCGGAACCGGCAAGGAACTGTTCGCCCGCTCCATCCATCAGTGGAGCCATCGTTGCGCGATGCCGCTCATCGTCATCAACTGCGTCGCGTTGACGGAAACGTTGCTGGAGAATGAATTGTTCGGACACGAGCGAGGCGCGTTCACCGGAGCGGACCGACAGCAGAAAGGCAAGCTGGAAATGGCCGACGGTGGGACGGTCTTCCTCGACGAGATCGGAGATATGTCCCTTCCGTTGCAAGCGAAGTTGTTACGTGTCTTGCAGGACCGGGAATTTCACCGCGTGGGCGGGTCCAAGACCGTCTCGGTGAACATTCGCATCATCGCGGCCACGAACAAGGACCTTCGGCAAGCCGTGAGAGCCGGTCAGTTTCGCGAAGACCTCTATTTCCGGCTCAACGTCGTGACGCTCACCCTGCCGCCGCTTCGCGAACGATCGGGAGACATTCCGGCCCTCGCCCAATTCTTTTTGGATCGCCATACGAGAGACGCCAAACGACCGGGCATGGTGTTGAGTCCTCCTGCGATCGACGCCTTGACCCACTATCCGTGGCCGGGCAATATTCGGGAATTGGATAATGTGATCGCGCGCGCCGTCGTCTTGAGCCTGAAGGACACCATCGAACCGGAGACGTTGGCACTCCGAGCGGAAGACTCCACGCTCCGCCAAAGCGGGGACGCTGCTCTGCCGTATCTGAACCTCCCCTACCATGAATCGATGGAACAACACAGCCGTTACATCATCGCGCGCGCGATGGAGCGGGCCGAAGGCAATCAGACGAAGGCGGCCGACTCGCTCAAGCTCCAGCGAACCTATCTGGCTCGGTTACTCAAACAGCAAAAAGAATAGGGATGATACGGATGGCGGCAATTGGTGAAGCATCGCAACCCCGATCGACCGTTTCTTTTCTTACGTGAGGGGAACAGGCGGCTTCTTCGGCCGCCGGTCTTGCAAACGGATCAATCCCGCTCGGACATCCCGTTCGGTCTCCGCATAACGCTCGGCCGTGCCGATGTCCGACCAATAGCCCCGTACGTCGTACCCGAGAACCGGTTCTCCGCGCTCGATCGCGTTCACATAGGGCTCGATGATCGAGGAAGCCACTCCTTTCGGCACCTGCCGAAGCAACCGAGGGTGGAGGATGTGAATCCCGGCGAACATGCGCGGCGTCGTTGGAACGGATTCCACAAGCCCTTTTCCGTTGATGCGCAGGATTTGCCCTCCGTCTCCGACCTCGACCAACCCCCAACGGGCCGCGTCCGGATCTTCGCGAAGCACCAAGGTGGCGGCCGCGTTCCGCGTGCGGTGAAAATCGCGGAGCGCCTCAAGGTCCAATTCCACCAGCGTATCCCCGTTGAGAATCAGAACCGGCTCTCCTGAGAAGTGCGGCTCGGCCTGCTTGATCCCGCCTCCGGTTCCCAGGATGACCGGCTCATGCGAGTAGATGATCCGCAGCCCGAACTTCGAGCCGTTACCCAACGCCTGTTCGATCATCGGCCCCAGATGATGCAGGTTGATGATCACGTGGTGAAATCCATGCCGTTTCAACAGCAAAAGATTCCAGACGATGAGCGGCGTTCCCCCGACCGGCAACAGCGGTTTCGGAATGGTGTTTGTCAGCGGCCTCAGGCGGGTACCAAGACCGGCCGCAAGAATCATGGCCTTCATAATGAAGCGTTGAGCGCTGAGTTTTGAGTTGGAAGCGAGAAACGAACCACGGTATTCGACTCAACACTCACAGTTTACAACTCAGAATTCGTACCCGGCTATTGCAATTCCGGCACATGCCGGACGAGGTGCGTCCGGAGCGTCTCGAGTTCCGGATATTTTTCGAGATTGCGTCTGACATAGCTCAAGACGCGGGGGATATCGGCCAGGAATTTTGGGTTGCCTTTGACCCGATCGATGTAGACGAATCGGCCGGCCGCCTTCAGATTGCGTTGAATGCTCGTCAAATCGAACAGCCGCCGGAATGCGGCTCGATTGGTCCAGACAAAGCGCCGTTGGGCCAACTGGTCGAGAAAGTACTCCAACAAATCATCCACGAGCGCTTCATCGAGGCGAATGTAGGCATCCCGCAGGAGTGAGGCAAGATCGTAGGTCGCCGGTCCCATCAAGGCATCCTGAAAGTCGATCACGCCGAGCCGCAGCCCGTCGACCATCAGATTGCGCGAATGGTAATCACGATGCGTGAAGACACGCGGCTGTCCCGCCAGCAACTCCGCGATCCATTCGAACTCGCGCGTGATCGCCGCGGCATCCTCGTCGGGCAATGGTGTGCCCCGGCGGGCCACGATTCCATACTCCACGAAGTGATCGAACTCCCACATCAGCAACGGCACATCGAAACTCCGGTGAAATGCCACGCATCCGGGGTCCGCGGGCGTCGTGGCGCCGACTTGCATCTGTACCAACACATCGATGGCTTGCTTGTAGCGCACCTCTATGCTCGGCGCATCCGCTTGGCGGACGGCATCGGCCAAGGTCACATCTCCGAAATCTTCCAGATACAGCAGGCCGGCCGATTGATCATGGTAGTGGAGTCGGGGCACCGGCACGTTCACGTTGACGAGGTGCGACATGACGTTCACGAACGGCAGCTCAGAAACTTGATGAAGTCCTCCGCTCACCGCCTCTTCCGATTGTTTGAAGCCTTCCGGTTCAGCCAACTGCATGACGATGACGGAATCGGGTGGCCCGCCGGCCAAGGCCGCTCGATAATAGCGCCGATTGGAGGCATCTCCCGCCAGTGGCGTCAGTGTTTTCAGGACCAGGCCCGGCGGTAGACGAGTCTCGACGGTCTGCGCGATGAGTGTTTGATCGGGAGGAGACAGTGGAGCCTTCGAAGGAGTCGTGTTGGCCTGGACCATACCCGGCAAATTATAGCGAGCCCCTCATGACTTGTCACGAAGACCGCTGATCTTCTACCGAGAGTTACTTCGCTGCTTTGCTCGCAAACCAAGGATCACTGGCTGACAGAATCGCCGCAACCCTGCAGTCCGGTAACTGCGTATGAATTCTGGAAAACAGCATAAGACGAATGGGCCCGGATGCGCTTCATATTGTTCCAGGCCCTGCACGGCCCGCTGTCTGCTCACCTGGTTGGGCAGGATTGGAGAGTCGGCCAACCATGCCAGGCCTGACTGCTGGGCTGGAGAAGAAAAGGCTCCCTGCTGGACCCCCATACCTCTTACGGAAGCTTCCCGGTTACCGAAGCTTTCTCACAATGACCCCATACCAACCGAGGCCGTCGTATTCTTGGTATCCGATGGTCTGAGCATAGGCCGTGACTTCATGGCTCCCGCTGACATAATACCCTCGTTGTCGTCCCGTGATACTCTCATTCGTTTGGCGCTCCCGCCGAAGACATCATTATGATCTTCAGCTCACTCGCATGATGGCCCTTTCGCTGTTTTCTTGAGGACCCCACGGTAAAAACCGCCTGACCCCGACCACACCGACGGTCGCACCGACCGTGTCCGCCACCCAATCGAGCCAACTCGAGTCTCGAAAAGGAACGAACGCCTGATGTACCTCGTCGCTCATGCCGTACAACGAGGTCAGGAGAATCGCGGCGGGAACTGCGTACTGCCTCCACACATCACTTCGGCCTCCCCGAAGCGCTCGATAGCAGAGCGCGCCCAACACGGCATATTCGACGGCATGCAAGACCTTATCGCTGAAATGAGTGACGAACGGTAAATGGGTTTCAGGATGAGGTTGCGAGGATACATAGAAAATGAGTCCGGCATATCCCCACACCGGCCCCCAGTACCGAAGAAATGTCATCATTTCAACTCCTCATTCGACGTTCCATCATAAATCCGACCGCTGATTGCATGCCCATACCCCCTATGACATACTCGCCGACAGAAAGGGAATCCGGCATCGATGAAGTCCGTCCACCTGTGTTTCCTATGGCACATGCACCAGCCCTATTACACCGATCCCGTGGTTGGATCGGCCAGCATGCCATGGGTGCGCCTGCATGCGACCAAGGCCTATTATGACATGGCCTCTCTGCTGGAAAAATTTCCTGACGTTCGCGCCACCTTCAATTTTACGCCGTCTCTCCTGTTGCAGTTACAGGAGATCCTCTCCGGCAAGGTCCTCGATCTGTTTTTCGAACATGCCCAACGCCCGGCAGCCACCCTCACCCTTGAGGAAAAAGCTTTTCTGGTCCGTCATTTCTTTTCCGCCAACTGGGCCACGATGGTACGGCCCTATCCACGATACCATGAGTTGCTCGTCAAACGGGGATTGGATATCGCGGAGCATGATCTCCACCGGATAGCCCGTCAATTTTCCACACAGGAGCTGCTGGATCTGCAAGTGTGGCACAATCTCGCGTGGTTCGGATACGGCCCCGTCCAACAATATCCTCGCCTGGCCGCACTGCGCCAGAAAAATCGGGGCTTCTCCGAGGAGGACAAACGGGAAGTATTGGACCTGCAACGGATAGTCATGGGAGAGATTATCCCCTTGTACCGACGGCTCATGGAACGGGGGCACATCGAATTAACCACGACGCCGTTCTATCATCCGATTCTGCCGCTGGTCATCGACACCGAGATCAACCGGCGGGCCAGGCCCGACCTTCCATTACCCGCCCGCTTTCATGCTCCGGATGACGCCGCGGTCCAACTGGAGCAGGCCGTCGAGTATCATGCGCGGACATTCGGCCGGCCTCCGACCGGATTGTGGCCATCGGAGGGATCGGTATGCCCCGAGATGCTTCCCCTTGTCTATCAGGCGGGCCTTCGCTGGTTTGCCACGGACGAAGGCATCCTCTCACGCTCTCTGGGAATGTGCGGCCGCCCATGGCATCGACAATCCGCGCTCTATCAACCCTATCGCATCGGTGACCCCGAGCGTTCGTTGACCGTCCTGTTCCGCGACCGTGAGATCTCCGATGCATTCGGATTCGTCTACCACAAGACGACGCCCGAAGCCGCCGCCGAGGATGTCCTCCGGCGGGTGCGGGGGATCATCCACGATGCGCCGCAGGATACGATCGTCCTCCCCATCATTCTGGACGGTGAAAATCCCTGGGAACACTATCACGACGGCGGCGAACGATTCCTCTCCCTTTTGTATGAAGCGTTGACGAACCACGATCTGGATCAAACAGGCCAGATACTCGTCCGAGCGTCGACTGTTTCCGAGGTGCTCTCCGTCGCGCCTCCCGCACAGCAGCTGCCCTGTCTCCATTCAGGCTCCTGGATCAATTCCGACTATAAAATCTGGATCGGACACCAAGAAGACAATCGCGGGTGGGATCTCCTTGGTCATACCCGGACCCGGCTGACGGACCTTTCGCCGAGCCTTCCATCCGACTGCGCGAGAGCAGCCTGGCAAGAACTGTACGCCGCGGAAGGCAGTGATTGGTTCTGGTGGTACGGCGATGATTTCGACACCGATTTCAAACCGGAATTCGACCGGCTCTTTCGGACGCATCTGCGCAATGTGTGGATGCATATGGGCGTCCCTCCTCCCGATCAGCTGAACTACCCCATCTGCACCAAGGCAACCGTCTCTGAATCCGAATCGGTCCAACAGCCGCTCGTCCTGTTGCAGCCCACGATCGACGGCCTGGTCACCGACTTTTTCGAATGGCGCGGCGCGGGGAACATCACGACCCGCCCTCCGCTCGGTGCCATGTGGAAAGCCGACGGACTCTTCACCGCGATTCGATTCGGCTGGAACCTTGAGCAACTCGTGCTGAGATTCGATCCCGACGACGCAAGCGCCGCACGGCAAGCGCTTGAGGTCGATGTGACCTTGCAAGGGCCTGGCGGCACGTTTCGGCTGACGTTTCCATTTTCCACGCCAGGACCGAAGGCATTTCTCCTGTCTCGCCAGAGCCAGGACGGTTGGCACGAGATCGGGACCTATCGGTCGATCGGTTCTCAGACCGTTCTAGAGTTGGCCGTCCCTTGGAAAGACCTGCACCTGGAACAAGGACAGACCGTCCAGATGTCGGTCATAGTGCGTGAACACGGCCTCGAAGTGGCTCGCTATCCCGGCCATCATCCTGCCGTCCTCACCGTACCAGGGCCGACTTTTGAGGCCGAATTATGGAGAGTGTGAAACATATCTGTTGATCATGATCCGTTGACCGGAAAACGGAAATTGTTTCTTCACGCGTCGGATCAACAGCCCGACAGATCCGTGAACTTCAGGAGGGAAGAATGCCTGACTTACGTCGCGATCCCATTGTGGGTCGCTGGGTGATCATCTCCACCGAACGGAGAGGCCGCCCGCATGACTTTATTACACTCCAACCGGCTCGACCGGTTTCGACGGCGCTGTGTCCGTTTTGCCCGGGACAGGAACGGTTGACGCCCAAAGAAATCATGGCCTATCGACCGCAGCCAGGAGCCGCCAACTCTCCAAACTGGACGGTACGTGTCGTCCCGAATAAGTTTCCCGCGCTGCAAGTCGAAGGGGACATGGGCCGCGAGGGCATCGGCCTCTATGATCGCATGAATGGCGTGGGCGCCCATGAAGTCATCATCGAAACTCCCAACCATGTCGAAGGCCTTGCCGACCTCCCGGCCAAGAAGATTGAGGACATGTTGTGGGCCTATCGAGACCGTATGATTGATCTCAGAAAGGACCTTCGGTTCCGCTACATCCTCATCTTCAAGAACCATGGCGCGTCGGCCGGGGCCACATTGGACCACAGCCATTCTCAGCTGATCGCCCTACCCATTGTCCCGACCAGCGTGCAAGAGGAGCTCGACGGGTGCCGCACGCACTATCAGCAGAAGGAACGCTGCATCTATTGTGACATCCTCCGGCAAGATCTCTCGGATGGCGATCGAATCGTGGCCGAGAACCCGGAGTTCCTTTGTGTGACACCCTTCGCGCCGCGGTTTCCGTTCGAGATGTGGATTCTTCCCAAACGCCATGCCGCGTATTTCGAGGAAAGCCAGAAGTCGCAGTTCGAATTCCTGGCCCCGATCCTTTCAGAATCGTTGCGCCGCATGGACAAAGTGCTGTCCCGCCCCCCGTACAACTTCATACTCCATAGTTCTCCTCTGCATGAGAAGACCGGTGACTATTACCATTGGCATCTGGAAATTATCCCTAAACTGACGCAGGTGGCCGGCTTCGAATGGGGTACCGGTTTCTACATCAATCCGGTGTCTCCTGAAGAAGCCGCGACGTTCCTCCGCGAAACGGTGATCTAAGTGCCCACCCGCTTTCGTCTGAAAGATCCAGCCCTTAGGGATGTCCTTCGCCGTATCGAACAGATCATTCGCCGTGGAGGGGGAAGGATCTGGTTGGTCGGGGGCTCTGTGCGCGATCTGGTGCTCGGTCGACAGCCCCGTGATCTGGATATCGAGGTCCTAGGCCTCCCACCGGGTCACATCCACGCATTGCTGGCGGAGCACTTCTCCGTTCAATTCGTCGGAAAAGCGTTCGCGGTCTTCAAATTGCCAGGTCTGCCGGTCGATCTATCCATCCCCTCGCGCATGTCCGCCGACGACACCGCTCACCCCAGCCTGCAGAGACAAGTCGATCCCGACATGTCGATCGACGAAGCCCTCGCGCGGCGAGACTTCACCATCAACGCGATGGCCTGGGATCCGGACACGATGGAGCTTCGCGATCCTTATGACGGCCGCGGTGATCTTGATGCGCGGAGATTGCGCCACGTGTCCAACCGATTCGTGGAGGATCCATTGCGCGTCTTGCGTGGCATGCAGTTGTCCGCCCGCTTCGAACTCACGGCTGCGCCGGACACCGTGGCCCTGTGTCAAACCCTGTCACAGGACGACCAGCCACGCGAGCGCCTATGGGAGGAATGGAAGAAGCTGGTCCTTCAAGGACGTAAGCCCTCGCTGGGTTTGCAGTTCTTACGTCACTGCGGCTGGCTCCGTTTCTATCCGGAACTGGCGGCCCTTGAGGGCTGTCCGCAAGATCCGATCTGGCATCCGGAAGGCGACGTCTGGATTCACACGCTCCATTGTCTGGACTGGTTTGCTGCGGAGCGGACCGGTCAAGAGCGTGACGACCTTACCGTCGGCTTGGGCATACTCTGCCATGATTTCGGCAAACCGGCCACGACCAGAGAGGAATTTGGGCGCGTGACGTCACGAGGGCACGAATCGGAGGGACTAGTCCCGACAAGGCGTTTTCTCGGACGATTGATCGATCAGCTTGACCTCATCGACGAAGTCGTTCCTTTGGTCCAGTGCCACCTTCGTCCTCGTGCTCTCCATGACGCCATTGCTTCGGACAGCGCAATCCGCCGATTGGCACGCCACGTTCAGCGCATCGACCGGTTGGTGCGCGTCGCGCGGGCGGACCACGCAGGCCGTCCGCCTAAGCCGTTTGATGGATTTCCAGCCGGTGAGTGGCTGTTGACCAAAGCACAAGAGTTGGCCGTGGACCGCCACGCTCCCCTTCCCATTGTCATGGGCCGCCATCTATTGGAACTTGGGGTTCAGCCTGGTCCTGGCATGGGGCGCCTCCTTGATGACTGTTATGAGGCGCAACTCGACGGAGAATTTAGCACCCTGGAAGAAGGTCTCGTGTACGTCAAGAATCGATTCTCCGATCCCTGTTGAACGGATCCTTGTTCCTGACTTTCAGAACTCTCTAATCGGTCGAAACACCCTTGCCCCTTGGCCGCTAAAGCGCGTATCATCTTCCCATGCACGTACAACTGAGCCATCCTTCGCGGTCGGTCGAAATCAAGGGTCCGAAGCGAGCGAAAGACGTGCTACGCGAATTAAATCTTCTGACTGAAGCACACTTGGTGATTCGGGATGACGAATTGGTGACTGAAGATGAGATTCTCTCCGACAAGGATCAAATCGAAATTCGACCGGTGATTTCGGGCGGGTAATACGGACACAAATTCTCCATCACGAGCAAAGATCCTCCCCGAAGGGATCCCGGCGAATTCAGTGGAGCCTCGTGATGAGGAACCAGCCCATAGTATAGCCTTCCGAAACGTATCAATATGAATGGATCGTACGAATACATCTGATTGCCGGCATGGTCAAACTAGCTGCGCAATGTCACGAGATACATCCATCCTCACACTCAAAGTGACATCTTAGCTCATCAAAGCGGTTCACCAGGTTCACATTGCATCCGTCCATCACCTTGTCATCCTGGAAATGAGGCAGTTTAGTCGGATCCGTGCCATTCCGCTACAACAAGCTGTAGGATAAACCATT from Nitrospira sp. SG-bin1 harbors:
- a CDS encoding Fis family transcriptional regulator, whose amino-acid sequence is MNAKILIVDDDPDIVMMLEDRLHASGYETVVATEGQQALDQIVLESPQLILLDLTLPKVSGLDVLKRLSQMKPSESPPVIVMTAHASIEAAVEAMKEGAYDFLTKPLDKDHLLIVIRKALERDALRRQVAYLRSEVDGRYASIVGNSPSVRSVVEAAQRAAKSDASVLLLGESGTGKELFARSIHQWSHRCAMPLIVINCVALTETLLENELFGHERGAFTGADRQQKGKLEMADGGTVFLDEIGDMSLPLQAKLLRVLQDREFHRVGGSKTVSVNIRIIAATNKDLRQAVRAGQFREDLYFRLNVVTLTLPPLRERSGDIPALAQFFLDRHTRDAKRPGMVLSPPAIDALTHYPWPGNIRELDNVIARAVVLSLKDTIEPETLALRAEDSTLRQSGDAALPYLNLPYHESMEQHSRYIIARAMERAEGNQTKAADSLKLQRTYLARLLKQQKE
- a CDS encoding thiamine biosynthesis protein ThiS, producing MHVQLSHPSRSVEIKGPKRAKDVLRELNLLTEAHLVIRDDELVTEDEILSDKDQIEIRPVISGG
- a CDS encoding galactose-1-phosphate uridylyltransferase — translated: MPDLRRDPIVGRWVIISTERRGRPHDFITLQPARPVSTALCPFCPGQERLTPKEIMAYRPQPGAANSPNWTVRVVPNKFPALQVEGDMGREGIGLYDRMNGVGAHEVIIETPNHVEGLADLPAKKIEDMLWAYRDRMIDLRKDLRFRYILIFKNHGASAGATLDHSHSQLIALPIVPTSVQEELDGCRTHYQQKERCIYCDILRQDLSDGDRIVAENPEFLCVTPFAPRFPFEMWILPKRHAAYFEESQKSQFEFLAPILSESLRRMDKVLSRPPYNFILHSSPLHEKTGDYYHWHLEIIPKLTQVAGFEWGTGFYINPVSPEEAATFLRETVI